The Candidatus Methylacidiphilales bacterium genome contains a region encoding:
- a CDS encoding AAA family ATPase produces the protein MLLFCARQVKALGCGVMRIYAVANQKGGVGKTTTAVNLSHALANLGRRTLLIDLDPQANATSALGLEPKEGCSLYEVLQGRATVSSKIVELAENLAMIPAEIDLAGSEVEIARLPNHLTRVREVLHQFREVGGFRFCF, from the coding sequence GTGCTTTTGTTTTGCGCTAGACAGGTGAAGGCGTTAGGTTGTGGCGTCATGAGAATTTATGCCGTCGCAAACCAAAAGGGCGGTGTGGGTAAGACAACAACTGCTGTAAATCTTTCGCATGCTTTGGCAAATTTAGGGCGTCGCACTTTGTTAATCGACCTCGATCCCCAGGCTAATGCGACGAGCGCCTTGGGGCTTGAGCCCAAAGAGGGATGTAGCCTTTATGAAGTGCTCCAGGGTCGAGCGACGGTGTCCAGCAAGATCGTGGAGTTAGCGGAGAATTTAGCGATGATCCCTGCTGAAATTGATTTGGCAGGTAGTGAGGTTGAAATCGCGCGTTTGCCTAATCATCTGACTCGTGTGAGGGAGGTCTTGCACCAATTTCGGGAGGTAGGAGGCTTTCGGTTTTGCTTTA
- the lepB gene encoding signal peptidase I, whose translation MDLKKRFLRWREYRSLRAHAIEYRRILKKMHTYRRDVLSPEKSKAVKESIEQLTIAIRSQNVSLLKNAIEQSLRVYDTTFTRSSWDWLKENCEVFLVAGVLAFAIKAYFLQPFKIPTGSMWPTLSGIEIEAYDQPLPNPLVRFIEQVIFGRTYGRYIAPRDLHLVAIEPGSNFIWFEWSYLRFDDGSRVKIWLNPKLIREKLDLRPGRYFKAGDYVFSYRQETGDQVLVNKMIYHFRRPERGEIFVFKTTGIRDIELQNALEGIYHDQHYIKRCVGTPGDTLRIDPPYLYVRGRPLQGRRIFEKQYQQIDQYSGYLIDSQQHYLRSPNEIFTLRDNEYFAIGDNARASWDSRYWGPVPARNLVGTPLIVYWPFGKRWGSVE comes from the coding sequence ATGGATCTCAAAAAACGTTTCCTACGATGGCGTGAGTATCGCTCACTCCGCGCCCACGCTATCGAATATCGTCGTATCCTCAAAAAAATGCACACCTACAGGCGCGATGTCCTAAGCCCAGAAAAATCTAAAGCCGTTAAAGAATCCATCGAACAGCTGACCATCGCGATCCGTTCGCAAAATGTATCCCTACTCAAAAACGCCATTGAACAAAGCCTCCGCGTCTACGACACCACCTTCACACGCAGCTCATGGGATTGGCTCAAGGAAAACTGCGAGGTCTTCCTCGTCGCAGGTGTCCTTGCTTTCGCCATAAAGGCTTATTTTCTCCAACCCTTCAAAATCCCCACCGGCTCCATGTGGCCCACCCTCTCTGGCATTGAAATTGAGGCTTACGATCAGCCGCTTCCCAACCCACTCGTGCGTTTCATTGAGCAAGTCATTTTCGGTAGAACATACGGCCGCTATATAGCCCCGCGTGACCTCCACCTCGTCGCCATTGAGCCAGGCAGCAACTTCATTTGGTTCGAGTGGTCTTACCTTCGCTTCGATGATGGCTCGCGCGTGAAGATCTGGCTAAACCCTAAGCTCATCCGTGAAAAACTCGATCTCCGCCCCGGCCGATATTTCAAAGCAGGAGACTATGTCTTCAGCTACCGTCAAGAAACCGGTGACCAAGTTCTCGTAAATAAAATGATCTACCATTTCCGCCGCCCTGAGCGCGGCGAAATTTTCGTCTTCAAGACAACTGGCATTCGAGACATCGAACTTCAAAATGCACTCGAAGGCATCTATCACGACCAGCATTACATCAAGCGTTGCGTCGGCACACCAGGCGACACTCTACGAATCGATCCACCTTATCTCTACGTCCGCGGTCGGCCTCTCCAAGGTCGCCGCATCTTCGAAAAACAATATCAACAAATAGATCAATACAGCGGCTACCTTATCGACTCACAGCAACATTATCTCCGCTCACCTAATGAAATCTTCACACTTCGCGATAACGAATATTTCGCTATAGGTGATAATGCCCGCGCAAGCTGGGACAGCCGATACTGGGGCCCTGTCCCAGCCCGCAATCTCGTCGGCACCCCTCTCATCGTCTACTGGCCATTCGGAAAACGATGGGGAAGCGTCGAATAA